A DNA window from Undibacterium sp. YM2 contains the following coding sequences:
- a CDS encoding SDR family oxidoreductase, translating into MKIFICGAQGFLGRHISQVLQDAGHEICHGVRKPKLPERLTVPQEIAINYAQDTEPAIWEKRLRSLGQIDVIINAVGILNETPELSFDAIHRDAPAALFYAAARCGVKAVVQISALGAANEAEHPETMTGYMRSKRAADKALIDLGPGGLSYLILRPSLVVGIDGGSSQLFRGMASLPVLGLPGRGEQQVQPVHVDDLCEAIALWLADENRHSMVLNAVGPQALSYRRMLEIYRTAMGMPAQCMFSIPMPVMRFAARAATLLPQNLLTPDSLRMLEQDNIADATDFVAHLRRPAKSHKDWFTGIPANMLASSAIAGWSLPLFRYALALVWFVTAAVSFGLYPISGSLALLQPLGLSGAPAMFMLMAGSTLDLCLGLATLLWPRRILWLMQIVLIVGYSGIIAIYSPEYYLHPFGPVLKNLPILALLAYLFAHQTDTRKDTK; encoded by the coding sequence ATGAAAATTTTTATCTGCGGCGCCCAAGGTTTTTTAGGCCGTCATATCAGTCAGGTTTTGCAAGATGCCGGGCATGAAATCTGCCACGGTGTACGCAAACCCAAACTGCCTGAACGCCTGACTGTTCCTCAAGAAATAGCGATCAATTATGCGCAGGATACCGAGCCAGCCATCTGGGAAAAACGTCTGCGCAGCCTTGGGCAAATTGATGTCATCATCAATGCCGTCGGCATACTCAATGAAACACCAGAATTAAGTTTCGACGCCATCCATCGCGATGCACCTGCTGCCTTGTTTTATGCAGCAGCCAGATGTGGCGTCAAAGCAGTCGTACAAATATCCGCCTTGGGTGCTGCGAACGAAGCTGAACATCCAGAAACCATGACAGGCTATATGCGCAGCAAGCGCGCTGCTGACAAGGCATTGATAGATCTCGGCCCTGGTGGCCTCAGCTACCTGATCCTGCGCCCTTCTTTGGTGGTTGGCATTGATGGTGGCAGCAGCCAGCTATTCCGCGGCATGGCCAGCTTGCCTGTGCTTGGTTTGCCGGGGCGTGGTGAGCAACAAGTACAACCCGTTCATGTAGATGACTTGTGTGAAGCAATCGCGCTCTGGCTTGCTGATGAAAACCGTCATAGCATGGTCTTGAATGCCGTTGGCCCGCAAGCGCTGTCTTACCGGCGCATGCTGGAAATTTATCGAACAGCCATGGGCATGCCTGCGCAATGCATGTTTTCTATTCCCATGCCTGTGATGCGCTTCGCCGCCCGGGCAGCCACGCTGTTACCGCAAAATCTGCTGACACCAGATAGCTTACGCATGCTCGAGCAAGACAATATTGCTGATGCCACCGACTTTGTTGCACATCTGCGCAGGCCAGCAAAATCGCATAAAGACTGGTTCACAGGCATCCCCGCCAATATGCTCGCCAGCAGCGCGATTGCAGGCTGGAGCCTGCCATTGTTTCGTTATGCACTGGCGCTGGTCTGGTTCGTCACTGCCGCCGTGTCGTTTGGCCTTTACCCCATCTCCGGCAGCCTGGCTTTACTGCAACCTCTTGGCCTTAGCGGTGCGCCTGCGATGTTCATGCTGATGGCCGGATCGACGCTGGATCTGTGCCTGGGTTTGGCTACCCTGCTCTGGCCAAGGCGCATTTTATGGCTGATGCAAATTGTCCTGATTGTCGGTTATAGCGGCATCATTGCGATTTACTCGCCTGAATATTATTTACATCCATTTGGCCCGGTCCTGAAAAACCTTCCTATCCTGGCTTTACTCGCTTATTTATTTGCTCATCAAACAGACACACGAAAAGACACAAAATGA
- a CDS encoding DUF2269 domain-containing protein has protein sequence MNTYLLLKTLHVLSSVLLVGTGFGSAFYMFFTNRSRQFKAQVVVARLVVLADWCFTTPAVIIQPLTGFAMVHMAGWPLSTPWIMWSFVLYLFAGACWLPVVWLQIRMKAMLEVADANNTTVLPELYWRYAKIWEWLGYPAFIAMIGVYFLMVNKPSF, from the coding sequence ATGAACACCTATCTCTTGCTTAAAACTCTGCATGTCCTGTCTTCTGTCTTACTGGTTGGCACCGGTTTTGGCTCGGCGTTTTATATGTTTTTCACCAATCGCAGCAGGCAATTCAAGGCACAAGTCGTGGTTGCACGGCTGGTAGTACTGGCTGACTGGTGCTTTACCACACCTGCCGTAATCATCCAGCCACTGACCGGCTTTGCCATGGTGCACATGGCAGGCTGGCCCTTGAGCACACCCTGGATCATGTGGTCCTTTGTCTTGTACCTGTTTGCCGGTGCCTGCTGGTTGCCTGTGGTGTGGTTGCAAATACGCATGAAAGCCATGCTCGAAGTTGCTGATGCCAACAACACGACTGTGCTGCCAGAGCTGTACTGGCGCTATGCAAAGATATGGGAATGGCTGGGCTATCCCGCATTCATCGCCATGATAGGTGTGTACTTTTTGATGGTGAACAAGCCCAGTTTTTGA
- a CDS encoding DUF4982 domain-containing protein, translating into MDTVHTRTGFRKTEFANGMIKLNDRVLQMHGYAQRTSNEWPAVGMSVPPWLSDYSNQLMVASNGNLVRWMHVTPWKQDVESADRVGLIQAMPAGDSEADVDGRRWEQRVALMRDAVIYNRNNPSILFYEAGNKGISEAHMREMKAIRDQYDPYGGRAAGSREMLNSQVAEYGGEMLYINKSARLPFWAMEYSRDEGLRKYWDNYTAPYHKDGDGPLHKGQDASIYNRNQDSHAIENVQRWYDYWRERPGTGRRVSSGGVNIVFSDTNTHHRGAENYRRSGEVDAMRIPKDGFYAHQVIWDGWVDVEQPRIHIIGHWNYTPATTKAITVVSSADAVELFLNGKSLGKGEQSSRFLFSFRDVSWQAGELRAVGYAADGKKLCETVLKTAGEPVALRLSVKAAPTGWRADGADLALVEVEVIDANGQRNPVALNLVDFKLDGPAEWRGGIAQGENNFILSSSLPVEGGVNRVLLRSATQAGKVRLTATTAGLRSASLEMTTKPVRVDAGLGTQLASEQLPSYLGRGPTPATPSFKASRLAMDIAKVTAGSNADAAAKSFDDDETTAWHSSSVPGEAWIAYELARPATLTEAVFKFTGWRERSYPIRISVDGKLVYEGLTTKSLGYASLPLKAVQGSVVKVELTGIASDSDKAFTLQEVANQKNTDTGAKVVAKGALSIIEAEFYEALH; encoded by the coding sequence GTGGATACCGTACATACCCGCACCGGTTTTCGCAAAACTGAATTTGCGAATGGCATGATCAAACTGAATGACCGTGTACTGCAAATGCATGGCTATGCACAACGTACTTCGAATGAATGGCCTGCAGTTGGCATGTCAGTGCCGCCCTGGTTAAGCGACTACAGCAATCAATTGATGGTAGCAAGCAATGGTAACCTGGTGCGCTGGATGCACGTGACACCATGGAAGCAGGATGTGGAATCTGCCGACAGGGTAGGGCTGATACAAGCCATGCCAGCAGGTGACTCTGAAGCGGATGTTGATGGCCGTCGTTGGGAACAAAGGGTGGCATTGATGCGGGATGCCGTCATTTATAACCGCAATAATCCCAGCATCCTGTTCTATGAAGCCGGCAACAAGGGCATCAGCGAAGCCCATATGCGCGAGATGAAAGCCATACGTGATCAATATGACCCATATGGCGGGCGCGCTGCTGGCAGCCGGGAAATGCTGAATAGCCAGGTGGCAGAATATGGCGGTGAAATGCTATACATCAATAAGAGTGCCAGACTGCCATTCTGGGCCATGGAATATTCGCGTGATGAAGGCTTGCGAAAATACTGGGATAACTATACTGCACCGTATCACAAGGATGGCGATGGCCCTCTGCACAAGGGGCAGGACGCCAGCATCTATAACCGCAATCAGGATTCCCACGCCATAGAAAATGTACAGCGCTGGTATGACTACTGGCGTGAGCGTCCGGGCACTGGCAGGCGTGTCAGCAGCGGCGGTGTCAATATCGTTTTCTCTGACACCAATACCCACCATCGCGGCGCAGAAAATTATCGCCGTAGTGGCGAAGTCGATGCCATGCGGATTCCCAAAGATGGCTTCTACGCTCACCAGGTGATCTGGGATGGCTGGGTGGATGTAGAACAGCCACGCATACATATCATAGGCCACTGGAATTACACGCCAGCGACCACCAAAGCGATAACAGTGGTGTCCAGTGCAGATGCAGTGGAACTGTTCCTGAATGGTAAATCACTCGGCAAGGGTGAGCAGAGTTCACGCTTCCTGTTCAGCTTCAGGGACGTAAGCTGGCAGGCCGGTGAGTTGCGCGCCGTTGGTTATGCCGCAGATGGCAAGAAGCTTTGTGAAACCGTTTTGAAAACAGCGGGTGAACCGGTAGCCTTGCGCCTGAGTGTCAAAGCTGCGCCAACTGGCTGGCGTGCCGATGGCGCGGACCTGGCGTTGGTTGAGGTGGAAGTCATAGACGCAAACGGCCAGCGCAATCCTGTAGCATTGAATCTGGTTGATTTCAAACTGGATGGTCCGGCAGAATGGCGCGGCGGTATTGCGCAAGGTGAAAATAATTTCATCTTGTCTTCCAGTTTGCCGGTGGAGGGTGGTGTCAATCGGGTGCTGTTACGCAGCGCTACCCAGGCCGGAAAAGTACGCCTGACTGCCACCACCGCAGGCTTGCGATCAGCGAGTCTGGAAATGACTACAAAACCGGTCAGAGTAGATGCAGGTCTGGGTACGCAACTGGCGAGTGAACAATTACCTTCCTATCTGGGGCGTGGCCCGACACCGGCTACTCCTTCATTCAAGGCATCGCGCCTGGCGATGGATATTGCCAAGGTTACAGCGGGTAGCAATGCCGATGCTGCAGCAAAGTCCTTTGATGACGATGAAACCACCGCCTGGCATAGCAGCAGTGTGCCTGGTGAAGCATGGATAGCCTATGAGCTGGCTCGTCCTGCCACGCTGACCGAAGCCGTTTTCAAATTCACTGGCTGGCGTGAGCGCAGCTACCCTATACGTATCAGTGTTGATGGCAAGCTGGTGTACGAGGGCTTGACAACCAAGAGCCTGGGCTATGCCAGCCTGCCTTTGAAAGCTGTACAGGGCAGTGTCGTCAAAGTCGAATTGACCGGTATTGCAAGTGACAGCGACAAGGCATTTACCCTGCAGGAGGTTGCCAATCAAAAGAATACGGATACCGGTGCCAAAGTCGTCGCCAAAGGAGCGCTGTCGATTATTGAGGCAGAATTCTATGAGGCGCTGCATTAA
- a CDS encoding sugar-binding domain-containing protein: MLQAAQTSPAIPARSTYDFNPGWKLFVGDAPGAASPAFDDASWKAVTLPRAWNEDEAFKKDIADLSTGIAWYRKRFSLPASALAGKVFLEFEGVRQAAEIFVNGKSLALHENGVMAFGVDISEAVTEGENTIAVRTDNAWDYHEKATNQRYQWSNNNFNANYGGIPKNIRLHLSGRLYQTLPLYSNLGTTGTYIYAQDFDVAGKAATITAESQVRNETGEPASLSMKLSSLIWMAKKSLHLPARP, encoded by the coding sequence ATGCTGCAAGCAGCACAGACTAGTCCCGCTATCCCGGCGCGCAGTACCTATGACTTCAACCCTGGCTGGAAACTATTTGTCGGCGATGCACCAGGCGCAGCCAGCCCTGCATTTGATGATGCTAGCTGGAAGGCGGTTACTCTGCCGCGCGCATGGAATGAAGACGAAGCTTTTAAAAAAGATATCGCTGATTTGTCGACTGGCATCGCCTGGTATCGTAAGCGTTTTAGTTTGCCCGCCAGTGCTTTGGCGGGCAAGGTCTTCCTTGAATTTGAAGGCGTACGCCAGGCGGCAGAAATTTTTGTGAATGGCAAATCCCTTGCCTTGCATGAAAACGGCGTCATGGCCTTTGGCGTCGATATCAGCGAGGCCGTGACTGAGGGAGAAAACACGATTGCAGTGCGCACCGACAATGCCTGGGATTATCATGAAAAAGCGACTAACCAGCGCTATCAATGGTCTAACAATAATTTCAATGCGAATTATGGTGGCATCCCCAAGAATATCCGCCTGCATCTGAGTGGCCGTCTGTACCAGACCTTGCCCTTATATTCCAATCTGGGTACTACCGGCACTTACATCTATGCGCAGGATTTTGATGTGGCTGGCAAGGCCGCCACGATTACTGCAGAGTCCCAGGTCAGGAATGAAACGGGGGAGCCAGCAAGCTTGTCTATGAAGTTGTCATCACTGATCTGGATGGCAAAAAAGTCGCTGCATTTGCCAGCCCGGCCCTAA
- the gudD gene encoding glucarate dehydratase, whose product MPNPSSTPVLVNLQVIPVAGHDSMLLNLSGAHGPFFTRNIVILSDSLGNTGVGEVPGGEAIRQTILDARDLLMGRGIGDYQGILNRVRDAFAHRDSGGRGKQTFDLRIAVHAVTALESALLDLLGKFLEVPVAALLGEGQQRTAVKMLGYLFFVGDRRLTELPYISNRDADDDWLRLRHEAAMTPQAIVKLAEAAYKRYGFNDFKLKGGVLRGEDEMEAVTALAERFPQARITIDPNGGWLLQDAIRLCRDKANVLAYAEDPCGEEGSFSGREVMAEFKRATGLPTATNMIATDWRELDHAVRLQAVDIPLADPHFWTMRGAVRVAQLCQQWGLTWGSHSNNHFDISLAMFTHVAAAAPGDITPIDTHWIWQDGQRLGKQPLQIIDGMVQVPQTPGLGVELDMAEVERAHRLYRSMGLGARDDAVAMQYLIPGWKFDRKKPCMLR is encoded by the coding sequence ATGCCCAATCCATCAAGTACGCCTGTCCTCGTCAATTTGCAAGTCATCCCGGTTGCTGGTCATGACAGCATGTTGCTTAATCTCAGTGGTGCACACGGTCCATTTTTTACCCGCAATATCGTGATACTCAGCGACAGCCTGGGTAATACCGGTGTTGGTGAGGTGCCAGGTGGCGAAGCCATACGGCAGACTATACTTGATGCGCGTGATTTGCTGATGGGTAGAGGTATCGGCGATTATCAAGGCATATTGAACCGGGTGCGGGATGCTTTTGCACACCGGGATAGTGGCGGACGCGGCAAGCAGACTTTTGATTTGCGCATTGCCGTGCATGCTGTCACAGCACTTGAATCTGCCTTGCTGGATTTGCTGGGGAAGTTCCTGGAAGTGCCAGTCGCTGCGCTGCTCGGGGAAGGGCAGCAGCGTACTGCTGTAAAAATGCTGGGCTACCTGTTTTTTGTCGGCGACCGCAGACTCACTGAACTTCCCTACATCAGCAACCGCGATGCCGACGATGACTGGCTGCGCTTGCGCCATGAAGCAGCCATGACCCCACAAGCGATTGTGAAACTGGCCGAAGCCGCTTACAAACGTTATGGTTTTAACGATTTCAAACTCAAGGGCGGCGTCTTGCGCGGTGAAGATGAAATGGAAGCCGTTACTGCGCTGGCTGAACGGTTTCCACAAGCACGCATCACGATTGACCCCAATGGTGGCTGGTTACTCCAAGATGCCATACGCCTGTGTCGTGACAAGGCAAATGTACTGGCCTATGCAGAAGACCCTTGCGGCGAAGAAGGCAGTTTCTCTGGACGCGAAGTCATGGCTGAATTCAAGCGGGCAACAGGTTTGCCAACTGCCACCAATATGATCGCCACTGACTGGCGCGAACTTGATCATGCAGTACGCCTGCAGGCGGTGGATATCCCCTTGGCTGACCCACATTTCTGGACTATGCGCGGGGCCGTCAGGGTTGCTCAGTTATGCCAGCAATGGGGGCTGACCTGGGGCTCGCATTCCAATAATCATTTCGATATTTCGCTCGCGATGTTTACGCATGTGGCCGCTGCAGCACCTGGTGACATCACGCCAATTGATACTCACTGGATATGGCAGGATGGCCAGCGCCTGGGCAAGCAGCCTTTGCAAATCATTGATGGCATGGTGCAGGTACCACAAACGCCAGGCCTGGGTGTAGAGCTGGACATGGCCGAAGTGGAGCGTGCGCATCGCCTGTATCGCAGCATGGGCCTGGGTGCGCGTGACGATGCAGTGGCCATGCAATATCTGATACCTGGCTGGAAGTTTGACCGTAAAAAACCTTGCATGTTGCGTTAA
- a CDS encoding site-2 protease family protein, whose product MMKLLFLLFSGVKFGKLLTTGGTMIVSVALYAWIFGWWYAVGFVLLMFVHELGHFFAARQRGLRAGLPTFIPFLGAWTEIKDQPHDAETEAYIGLGGPLAGTVASILCYFLARNYDSDLLMAVAYSGFFLNLFNMIPLSPFDGGRITAVLTPRIWFVGVPVLLALFYYRPSPMLIIIGLLAWPQLWRAWKYDPEAEENKAYYNMSGEVRFTYAAYYLILLGFLAVMTNDVHELVQAARQVKGI is encoded by the coding sequence ATGATGAAACTGCTGTTTCTGCTGTTTTCCGGCGTCAAGTTTGGCAAGTTGCTGACCACTGGCGGCACCATGATTGTTTCTGTCGCCCTTTACGCCTGGATATTTGGCTGGTGGTATGCGGTGGGGTTTGTCTTGCTCATGTTTGTGCATGAGTTGGGTCATTTTTTTGCTGCTCGTCAGCGTGGCTTGCGTGCGGGCTTGCCTACTTTTATCCCTTTTCTGGGAGCGTGGACTGAGATAAAGGATCAGCCTCACGACGCCGAGACCGAAGCATATATAGGCTTAGGCGGCCCTTTGGCAGGCACGGTTGCTTCGATTCTTTGCTATTTTCTCGCCCGTAATTACGATAGCGATTTATTGATGGCGGTAGCGTATTCGGGTTTCTTCTTGAACCTGTTCAATATGATACCGCTGTCGCCCTTTGATGGCGGGCGTATTACTGCTGTGCTGACGCCGCGCATCTGGTTTGTCGGCGTGCCGGTCTTGCTGGCTTTGTTTTATTATCGTCCCAGCCCCATGCTGATCATTATCGGTTTACTGGCCTGGCCACAATTGTGGCGCGCCTGGAAATATGATCCTGAGGCGGAAGAGAACAAGGCTTACTACAATATGTCTGGTGAGGTACGTTTCACCTATGCGGCTTATTACCTGATCTTGCTGGGCTTTCTGGCGGTCATGACGAATGATGTGCACGAGCTGGTGCAGGCGGCACGTCAGGTCAAAGGGATTTAG
- a CDS encoding DUF2167 domain-containing protein gives MIVKQYLKWVLALFVAVFSHFAYAQNAAADAEVKAAFDEAKKVMQAGPAEIKMIDQAVLKVPAGQIFIPMPEAGRIMRAMGNSSDPSLLGAIFPEEGHWMIVARYQKSGYIKDDDAKDWNADDLLKSLKEGTEQGNKERVQRGIPEMQLVGWAEKPNYEAATHRLVWSAITKDKQSSSDRQGVNYNTYALGREGYISLNLVTALNDLPQQKSIAKDLLGHLEFTDGKRYSDFNISTDKVAEYGLAALVAGVAAKKLGLFALIFAFFAKFAKLALVAVVGLGALIGKLFGRNKA, from the coding sequence ATGATCGTCAAGCAGTATTTAAAGTGGGTATTAGCCTTATTTGTTGCAGTCTTTAGCCATTTTGCTTACGCGCAAAATGCGGCTGCTGATGCCGAAGTCAAGGCAGCCTTCGACGAAGCAAAAAAAGTCATGCAGGCAGGTCCGGCAGAAATCAAAATGATAGATCAGGCGGTATTGAAAGTGCCAGCCGGTCAGATTTTTATCCCCATGCCTGAGGCTGGCCGCATCATGCGTGCCATGGGCAATTCATCTGACCCCAGTTTGCTTGGTGCCATCTTCCCTGAAGAAGGGCACTGGATGATCGTCGCGCGCTACCAAAAATCTGGTTATATCAAGGATGACGATGCCAAAGACTGGAATGCCGACGATTTGCTGAAAAGCTTAAAGGAAGGTACCGAGCAGGGAAATAAAGAACGCGTGCAGCGCGGCATTCCTGAAATGCAACTGGTGGGCTGGGCAGAAAAACCGAATTATGAAGCCGCAACCCACAGGCTGGTATGGTCCGCGATCACCAAGGATAAGCAGAGCAGCAGCGACAGACAGGGCGTGAATTACAATACCTATGCGTTGGGCCGTGAAGGCTACATCAGCCTGAACCTGGTGACGGCATTGAACGATTTGCCACAACAAAAATCCATCGCCAAAGATTTATTGGGGCATCTGGAATTTACAGACGGCAAGCGTTACAGCGATTTCAATATCAGTACCGACAAAGTAGCTGAGTATGGCCTGGCAGCTCTGGTTGCCGGTGTCGCTGCCAAAAAGCTGGGTCTGTTTGCCCTCATCTTTGCTTTCTTTGCCAAGTTCGCCAAACTGGCGCTGGTTGCCGTGGTAGGCTTGGGCGCATTGATAGGCAAGCTGTTCGGCCGCAATAAAGCTTGA
- the metG gene encoding methionine--tRNA ligase produces the protein MTRKLFVTTALPYANAPFHLGHIMEYIQADIWVRHQRMSGHEVHFVGADDAHGAPIMIAAEKAGITPQAFVAQIAAGRKQYLDGFHIKFDNWHSTDGEENHQLSQDIYRKLKSAGFITSKTIEQFFDPVKNMFLPDRYIKGECPKCGAKDQYGDSCEVCSAVYAPTELKNPYSVLTGATPIMKSSEHFFFKLSDEKCVEFLRGWALKDNRLQSEVANKCKEWLEGEGGLGDWDISRDAPYFGIEIPDQPGKYFYVWLDAPVGYLASLKNYFGKTGRDYDAFMADPTTEQIHFIGKDITYFHTLFWPAMLKFSGYKTPDNVYAHGFVTVSGEKMSKSRGTGISPLRYLEIGMNPEWLRYYFAAKLNAKVEDLDMNPEDFVARVNSDLIGKYINIASRAAGFISKRFDGVVATDWATADDAFLNNLRNVAPEIQALFEAREYGKALRAAMEQADLVNAYVDSNKPWELAKKPENDAKLQEVCSRLLEAFRILTIFLKPVLPQLAAQVEAQLNIAPLQWADVATPLPHHHKINPYTHLMQRVDLKIFDDLFDVPAPAATVASETTAVAASDIEPLAEEIKIDDFAKVDLRIAKIVNCEHVEGSDKLLRLTLDVGEGRTRNVFSGIKSAYQPEQLIGKFTVMVANLAPRKMKFGMSEGMVLAASAADEKANPGLYILEAWPGAQPGMRVR, from the coding sequence ATGACCCGTAAGCTGTTTGTTACCACTGCCCTGCCGTACGCTAATGCGCCCTTCCACCTTGGTCATATCATGGAATATATCCAGGCTGACATCTGGGTAAGGCATCAGCGAATGTCGGGTCACGAGGTACATTTCGTCGGCGCGGATGATGCACACGGTGCACCTATCATGATTGCGGCTGAAAAAGCCGGTATCACGCCACAGGCTTTTGTGGCGCAGATCGCTGCCGGACGCAAACAATACCTCGACGGTTTTCATATCAAGTTTGACAACTGGCATTCAACCGATGGCGAAGAAAACCATCAGTTGTCACAGGACATCTACCGCAAACTGAAATCTGCCGGTTTCATCACGAGCAAAACCATAGAACAGTTTTTTGACCCGGTCAAAAACATGTTCCTGCCTGACCGTTACATCAAGGGCGAATGCCCTAAATGTGGTGCCAAGGATCAATATGGCGATTCCTGCGAAGTCTGCAGTGCCGTCTATGCGCCTACAGAATTGAAAAATCCTTATTCCGTTCTGACCGGTGCCACACCGATCATGAAATCCTCCGAGCATTTCTTTTTCAAACTGTCTGATGAAAAATGCGTGGAATTCTTGCGTGGCTGGGCTTTGAAAGACAACCGCCTGCAGTCTGAAGTTGCGAACAAATGCAAGGAATGGCTGGAAGGCGAAGGCGGCCTTGGCGACTGGGACATCAGCCGCGATGCGCCTTATTTTGGTATCGAGATTCCTGACCAACCAGGCAAGTATTTCTATGTATGGCTGGATGCGCCTGTCGGTTACCTCGCTTCGCTGAAAAATTACTTCGGCAAGACAGGTCGTGATTACGATGCTTTCATGGCTGACCCGACGACTGAGCAAATCCATTTCATCGGCAAGGACATCACTTATTTCCATACCCTGTTCTGGCCAGCGATGCTGAAGTTCTCTGGTTATAAAACACCGGACAATGTGTATGCGCATGGTTTTGTGACGGTCTCTGGCGAAAAAATGTCCAAGTCACGCGGTACAGGCATTTCACCACTGCGCTATCTGGAAATCGGCATGAACCCTGAATGGCTGCGTTATTACTTCGCCGCCAAACTGAATGCCAAGGTCGAAGACCTGGATATGAATCCAGAAGATTTCGTTGCGCGTGTCAATTCTGACCTGATCGGCAAATACATCAACATCGCCAGCCGCGCTGCCGGTTTTATCAGCAAGCGTTTTGATGGCGTAGTGGCGACTGACTGGGCGACGGCAGATGATGCCTTCCTGAATAATCTGCGCAATGTTGCGCCAGAAATCCAGGCCTTGTTTGAAGCACGTGAATACGGCAAAGCCCTGCGTGCGGCAATGGAACAGGCTGACCTGGTGAATGCCTATGTTGATTCCAACAAACCCTGGGAACTGGCGAAAAAGCCAGAGAACGACGCCAAGCTGCAGGAAGTGTGCAGCCGCTTGCTGGAAGCATTCCGCATTCTGACCATCTTCCTGAAACCGGTCTTACCTCAACTGGCAGCACAGGTAGAAGCACAATTGAATATCGCCCCTTTGCAATGGGCAGATGTTGCGACACCATTGCCGCATCATCACAAGATCAATCCTTATACGCACTTGATGCAAAGGGTGGATTTGAAGATATTTGACGACTTGTTTGATGTACCTGCACCGGCAGCTACTGTTGCTTCTGAAACGACAGCAGTTGCTGCTTCAGATATCGAACCACTGGCAGAAGAAATCAAGATTGATGACTTTGCCAAAGTCGATCTGCGCATTGCCAAAATCGTCAATTGTGAGCATGTAGAGGGTTCAGACAAGCTCCTGCGTCTGACTTTGGACGTAGGCGAAGGCCGTACCCGCAATGTGTTCTCAGGCATCAAGTCTGCTTACCAGCCAGAACAGCTGATAGGCAAATTCACTGTCATGGTGGCTAACCTGGCACCACGCAAGATGAAATTTGGTATGTCAGAAGGCATGGTATTGGCCGCATCTGCTGCTGACGAAAAAGCCAACCCAGGTTTGTACATACTGGAAGCCTGGCCTGGTGCCCAACCTGGCATGCGTGTACGTTAA
- a CDS encoding GNAT family N-acetyltransferase translates to MNIVVREAAIEDAQLIAHLTRTCWTDKVAATSSGHHESSERVCNDLMQGGGFVLLLDDEPVGSVRWLPLDTENNCWEMLRMGVLPAFRGEALSQHLLEAVIHAAQTSGIEELRLGVRSDQPRLLDLYAAFEFELAPELEYSHANPNEPAPHVMRRFLRN, encoded by the coding sequence ATGAATATTGTTGTCCGTGAAGCGGCTATCGAAGATGCGCAACTCATCGCGCATCTGACGCGCACTTGCTGGACTGACAAGGTAGCCGCTACCTCCAGCGGCCACCATGAAAGCAGTGAGCGTGTCTGCAATGATTTGATGCAGGGTGGCGGCTTTGTGCTATTGCTGGATGATGAACCGGTAGGTTCGGTGCGCTGGTTGCCACTGGATACAGAAAATAATTGCTGGGAAATGCTGCGCATGGGCGTTTTGCCTGCATTTCGGGGCGAAGCCCTGTCCCAGCATTTACTCGAAGCCGTCATTCATGCGGCACAGACATCTGGCATAGAAGAATTACGCCTCGGCGTACGCAGTGACCAGCCCCGCCTGCTGGACTTATATGCCGCATTCGAGTTTGAACTCGCGCCCGAGCTTGAATATTCCCACGCCAATCCTAATGAGCCTGCCCCGCATGTCATGCGGCGATTCTTAAGAAATTAA